From Anopheles funestus chromosome 3RL, idAnoFuneDA-416_04, whole genome shotgun sequence, a single genomic window includes:
- the LOC125770503 gene encoding CDGSH iron-sulfur domain-containing protein 3, mitochondrial: MNVLPKIFLYRVPVFAVRSSQFCATRCYSTAGNETKFPKNVIENLNTAQEQQTNGVIYDKKPFRMELEEGKRYSWCLCGRSKGQPLCDGTHKLVQYKITQRPIRFQVEKSGTYWLCNCKQTKHRPFCDGTHKCEEVQKTAGK, encoded by the exons ATCTTCCTATACCGTGTGCCTGTCTTTGCAGTG AGATCATCTCAGTTTTGCGCAACACGCTGCTACAGTACGGCCGGCAATGAGACCAAATTTCCAAAGAATGTTATAGAAAATCTAAACACAGCTCAAGAGCAGCAAACAAATGGCGTTATTTATGATAAGAAACCGTTCCGAATGGAACTGGAAGAAG GAAAACGTTACTCTTGGTGTCTTTGCGGCCGTTCCAAAGGTCAACCGTTATGCGATGGAACTCATAAGCTAGTGCAGTATAAAATCACCCAGCG GCCTATACGGTTTCAGGTCGAAAAATCTGGCACATATTGGCTGTGCAACTGCAAACAGACTAAGCACCGACCCTTCTGTGATGGAACGCACAAGTGCGAAGAGGTTCAGAAAACTGCCGGCAAGTAA